The window AAGGCAGAATATTTTTAGAAATTCTGAATAACTTAGTTTCTATTGCTTCCATCAAAAACTTTATTTCAGACTATATCATTTTGGCCATCCTTCTGCTAATTGGCGCAGTGGTTTTTGTCATTTTCATTTATTTACAGTTTAAAAAAACTGCCTTTATAGGTAAACTCCTTCAATTTGTCAGACAATTTGTCAGTGGCCTCCAAACCTTATTTCAAATGGAAAACAAAGCCGGGTTTTGGTTGGCTACCTTCCTAATTTGGATCATTTACTTTTTGATGATGTATTGGATGGCTTTATCCATACCTTCAACAAGCTCTTTATCAGCAACTTCTGTGTTGATGGTATTGGTTATGGGAAGCATAGGTATGATTGCTCCGGTTCAAGGAGGAATAGGAACCTTTCATGCATTGGTAGCTTTCATCTTGTTATTTTATGGCATCCCTGAAGCTCAGGGCAAGGTATTTGCAATGCTGGCTCATACCTCTCAGATGATTATCGTTTTAATTTTCGGGGGAATTAGTTTTCTTTACCTTTTTAGAAAAAAGCAAGAAACATTATAAAAGTAAAATCGTATTAGAAGGAAAATAAGCAATATAAAAAAATGGGAATCATATTAATAGTAGTTGTTTTTGCAATTCTTGGTTATGTGGTCAGTAACAAACTGAAGAATAAGTTCAAGAAATACTCACAGGTTTCTTTGAAGGCAAATCTTTCCGGTAAAGAAATTGCAGAATTGATGTTGGCAGATCACAATATCCACAACGTCACTGTAAATTGTGTGGAAGGTCAACTTTCCGACCATTATAACCCAATGAACAAAACCGTGAACTTAAGCACGGATGTTTATTATGGAAGAAATGCTGCCGCAACAGCCGTAGCTGCACACGAATGTGGTCACGCTGTTCAGCATGCCAATTCTTATGCATGGCTAAAGCTCAGGTCAGCCTTAGTGCCCATCCAAAATATCAGCGGTAAAATATTAAACGTAGTTTTGATCGCCTCGCTTTTTGGTGGAATAGCTCTGTTTGGCTTACCTTATGAGGCAGTGGGTGTGGTTGTAGTGGGCGCATACAGTATGCTTACATTATTTAGTGTGATCACTTTACCTGTTGAATTTGACGCAAGTAACCGAGCGCTGGCTTGGGTAAAGCAACGTAATATTGTGACACCTGAAGAGTATGGAATGTCTAAAGATGCATTGAAATGGGCTGCAATGACTTATGTAGTTGCTGCTTTAGCTTCTATGGCTACTTTAGCCTACTATATGTTTATCTTTTTTGGAAATAGAGATTAACGAACTAAAATATATTTAAATTTTTTAAGGGGCAGCGTTGCCCCTTTTTTATTTTTTGAGTATAACTAATTAGGGGAAACCGGTTTGTGAATATTTATCCGTAAAAAAAGTAGAATTACTACTCCAAAGGTTAACTATTCTTTTTGGGATGTCATTATCAAAACACTTACCAACGTTCTTCTGAAAACAGATCTCAAATTATTGGAAGTCAGGAAAAAGGCATTAAATTAACCTACGAGATTTTTCTTTTAATGAATGGGTTTGTAACTACAAAAATTCAGGATTATGGATTTCAAACTAAACGAAGAACAGGAGGCCATCAAAGAAGCTGCTTCAGCTTTTGCTAAAACAGAACTTTTACCGGAAGTCATTGAAAGAGATATCAAATGTGAATTTCCAAAGGATCTGATAAAAAAGATGGCAGAAATGGGATTTATGGGCATGATGGTTCCCACTGCTTATGGAGGTGGTGGAATGGACACCCTATCCTATGTTATAGCTTTAGAAGAAATTGCCAAAATAGATGCTTCTGCAGCTGTAATCATGTCTGTCAATAATTCCCTTGTTTGTTGGGGTTTGGAAAGGTACGGAACAGAAGTGCAAAAAAAGAAATATTTAACACCCTTAGCTTCCGGAAAATCCTTAGGAGCTTTTGCTTTGTCAGAGCCGGAAGCAGGATCAGATGCTACCTCACAGAAAACCACAGCTGTCGACAAAGGTGATCATTATTTGTTGAATGGAACAAAAAACTGGATCACCAATGGCTATTCCGCTGATTATTATTTGGTCATTGCACAGACCAACAAGGAAAAAGGACACCATGGAATTTCTGTATTTATTGTTGAGAGGAATTGGGAAGGTTTTGAAGTAGGTAAAAAAGAAGACAAATTAGGAATAAGGGCTTCAGACACCTGTTCATTAATGTTTACTGACGTAAAGGTACCCAAGGAAAATCGCATTGGTGAGGAGGGCTTTGGATTTAAATTTGCCATGGAGACATTAAATGGTGGTAGAATTGGTATTGCTGCGCAGGCGCTTGGCATAGCAGCCGGCGCTTTGGAATTATCTGTAAAATATGCTTTGGAAAGAAAAACCTTTGGCAAAACGATCAGTGAGCATCAAGCCATACAGTTCAAATTGGCAGATATGGATATTGAAATTGAAGCCGCTCGTTTGCTTTGTTACAAGGCAGCCTTAAAAAAAGACAATAATGAAGATTATGTAAGGGCAAGTGCAATTGCCAAATTGTACTCTTCGAAGGTGGCCATGGAAACCAGTATTGAAGCCGTCCAAATTCATGGAGGCTATGGTTATGTACGTGAATACCATGTTGAACGAATGATGAGGGACGCAAAAATAACTCAAATCTATGAAGGCACTTCCGAAATTCAGAAAATAATCATATCCAGAAAGCTTTTAAGCTAATTGTAATAGTAGTAGAGAATTAAAAATATATAGTAATTTTCAAATCGGAATTTAGTTTATTCTAATTTTTTATTGGAAATTGTCATAATAAATCAGAAAAAAAATATACTTTTACAAAAAATAACTCTAAATGCACTAATCATGGAATATTACAATAAGGTGATCGAGTCGGTCGGAGTAAGGTACGTGAAGGGCAATAACTTCAAAATTGAACGACCTGTAACCATCACCGATTATACGGATTCTGAAAACACGGCCATCCTTCTTCACAGGGGCTCGCTGAATTATGGTGAAGACCAAGAATCTGTAAACGAAGGGGAAATTCTTTTTATTCCAGCAAGCAGGCCTACAAGGGTATCTTTTGGCACCGTTACCAAGCGTAACGAAACCAACAATGAAAACTTTTTGGAAAACAAGAAGAAATACCTTCAGACCATAAGCTTCAAAAACATAAAAAACCTAGATGATGACTGCATCACCACAGTCACTTTTGAAGCTAAAGTCTTCGATGTTGTAAATTTCTTTAACTCTCTGGGAATTCCCGCATTTGTAATAAGGTTCA of the Cyclobacterium marinum DSM 745 genome contains:
- a CDS encoding lysylphosphatidylglycerol synthase transmembrane domain-containing protein codes for the protein MSNKLKNGLRVTVSLVVALLIFYYLYKDIESEVFLEALKGTNTFLFATAMSIGLIGFWLRAWRWKRLIATNETITLKTSPIFWSLMFGNVVNLIFPRAGEVARCGAVRKTYPIEFGKIFGTVVLERTIDMLFMLLMMALAFIFEGRIFLEILNNLVSIASIKNFISDYIILAILLLIGAVVFVIFIYLQFKKTAFIGKLLQFVRQFVSGLQTLFQMENKAGFWLATFLIWIIYFLMMYWMALSIPSTSSLSATSVLMVLVMGSIGMIAPVQGGIGTFHALVAFILLFYGIPEAQGKVFAMLAHTSQMIIVLIFGGISFLYLFRKKQETL
- a CDS encoding zinc metallopeptidase, which encodes MGIILIVVVFAILGYVVSNKLKNKFKKYSQVSLKANLSGKEIAELMLADHNIHNVTVNCVEGQLSDHYNPMNKTVNLSTDVYYGRNAAATAVAAHECGHAVQHANSYAWLKLRSALVPIQNISGKILNVVLIASLFGGIALFGLPYEAVGVVVVGAYSMLTLFSVITLPVEFDASNRALAWVKQRNIVTPEEYGMSKDALKWAAMTYVVAALASMATLAYYMFIFFGNRD
- a CDS encoding acyl-CoA dehydrogenase, with translation MDFKLNEEQEAIKEAASAFAKTELLPEVIERDIKCEFPKDLIKKMAEMGFMGMMVPTAYGGGGMDTLSYVIALEEIAKIDASAAVIMSVNNSLVCWGLERYGTEVQKKKYLTPLASGKSLGAFALSEPEAGSDATSQKTTAVDKGDHYLLNGTKNWITNGYSADYYLVIAQTNKEKGHHGISVFIVERNWEGFEVGKKEDKLGIRASDTCSLMFTDVKVPKENRIGEEGFGFKFAMETLNGGRIGIAAQALGIAAGALELSVKYALERKTFGKTISEHQAIQFKLADMDIEIEAARLLCYKAALKKDNNEDYVRASAIAKLYSSKVAMETSIEAVQIHGGYGYVREYHVERMMRDAKITQIYEGTSEIQKIIISRKLLS